GACGGTGGTCCGCACGCCAGGGTGGGTGCGCGGCACCCGGTCGAGCAGCCACTCGACCTCCAGCATGTCGCCGACGAGGCCGTCGTCGCCGTCCCGGCGCAGCGGTGCGTCCTCCGGCAACGGCACCGGGTTGTCCGGCGACGCGCCGAGCACCATCGCACTGGTGACCACGACGAGCCGGCGGGCGCCGACCGCAGCCGCCGAGGTGAACACGGCCTGCGCCGTCCGGACGACGCGCGCCCGCCGCTGCGCCGGCGGCTCGGCCAGGGCAGCCTCCAGGTCGTCGGAGGCGGCGACGTGGACGACGACGTCGACGTCCCGCAGGCACTCCGCGACCGTGGGCTCCGCCAGGTCGGTGACCCGCCAGTGCGCGCCGTCCACCGGGCCGCGGACCGCGTCGACGGCCACGACGGCCCGGACGCGGCCGGCGTCCGCCTGGCGGAGCAGGGCTCGGGTCACGGCCTGCCCGGCGGGGGACGCCGCGCCGGTCACGGCGACGAGCGGACCGCTGTCGCTGCGCCCAGAGCGAACCTGACCCGTCACGGACCCCACCGAGACTCCGCTCACCCGCACCGACCGCCTAGCGTGTACTGGGTCCCGTCATCTACTGGATCCCATCGTCTGCTGGACCCCATCATCCCCATCATCATCGTCCGGCGTGCCCACCGCACCCAGGACCCGCCAGGAGGCCTCCGCATGACCGACGACCGCGATCGCCGTCCCGACGAGCCGGAGGAGCCCCAGGACCCGCTGTCGGAGATGCTCGGCCGGCTGCTCGGCGGTGGCGGGCTCGGCCCGGGCGTGCCCGGGCTCGACCCGGCCCAGATGGCCGCGGCCGGCCTGCCGTCGGACCCGGCGGTGCTCGCGCGGATCCTCGGCCAGGTGCAACGGATGCTCTCCACCGCGAGCGACGAGCCGGTCAACTGGGAGCTGGCCCGCGACGTGGCCCGCCAGGGCGCCGCCGCCGGCGGCGACCCGGCCGTCGGCGACCGGGAGGGCCGCGCGGCGGTCGAGGCTCTGCGCCTGGCCGACCTGTGGCTCGACGAGGTGACCGACCTGCCCGCCGCCGGCGCGGCACCTCGGGCGTGGTCGCGCTCGGAGTGGGTGGAGGCGACGATGCCGACCTGGCAGCGCCTCGCCGGACCGGTCGCGACGTCGGTCGCCGACGCGATGGCCGAGGCGATGACCCAGCAGGCCCCTGAGGAGCTGCGTCCGATGGTCGCCGCCGCCGGGACGATGATGCGCCAGGTCGGCGGCGCCGTGTTCGGGATGCAGGTCGGCCAGGCCGTCGGCGCGCTCGCCGGCGAGGTGGTCTCCGCCACCGACGTCGGCCTGCCGCTCGCCGGCAGCGGCACGACCGCGCTGCTGCCGGCCAACGTCGCCGCGTTCGGCGAGGGCCTCGAGCTGCCGCTCGAGGACGTGCGGATCTACCTGGCGCTGCGCGAGGCGGCGCACGCCCGGCTGTTCGCCGCGGCCGGGTGGCTCGCCGCCCACCTGCTCGGGTCGGTGGAGGCCTACGCCCGCGGCATCCGGATCGACACGGCGGCCATCGAGCAGGCCGTGCAGTCCGTCGACCCGACCGACCCCCAGGCGCTGCAGCAGGCGCTGTCCGAGGGGCTCTTCGAGCCCGAGCGCACGCCGCAGCAGCAGGCGGCGCTGTCCCGCCTGGAGACGACGCTCGCCCTCGTCGAGGGGTGGGTGGACGAGGTCGTCGACGCCGCCGCGCGGGAGCGGCTGACGTCCGCGGGGGCGCTGCGCGAGGCGGTCCGTCGTCGTCGCGCCGTCGGCGGTCCGGCCGAGCACACCCTCACCTCGCTCGTCGGGCTCGAGCTGCGCCCGCGCCGGTTGCGGGACGCCGCGACCCTGTGGGCGACGCTCGAGCAGGCGCGCGGCCGCTCCGGCCGGGACGCCGTCTGGCAGCACCCCGACCTGCTGCCCACGGCCGAGGACCTCGACGACCCGGCCGGGTTCGCCGCGCGGCGCGGCGACGCCGAGGCCTCCTCGGCGGACGTCGACGCCGCCATCGAGCGGCTGCTGCACGGCCAGGACGCCGGTGAGGACGGCGATGACGGCGGTGGCGGAGACGAGGACCCCGCCGAGGGCGGGACCGAGCGCGGGTGACGCTGCTCGACACGACGGTCGCCGCCCTGACCGCGTGGTGTGCGCCCTCCGCTGCCCAGGACCGGCTACGCGAGGACTACCTCGCCCACCTCGCCGCCCACCCCGACGGGCTGTGGCGCGACGGGCCGCCGGCGCACCTCACCGCCTCCTGCGCCGTGCTCGACCCAGCGGGCCAGCACGTGCTGCTCACCCACCACGCCAAGGCGGGCGTGTGGGTGCAGTTCGGCGGGCACCTCGAGGACTCGGACGCCGACCTGGCGGCCGCCGCGCTGCGGGAGGCGCGGGAGGAGTCCGGCGTCCCGGACGTCGTCCTCGTCCCCGGCGGGCCGGTCGACCTCCACCGGCACACGCTGTCGGCCGCCTTCGGGCGGTGCCGTGAGCACCTCGACGTCCTGTACGCCGGCGTGGCTGCCGCGGACGCGGTGCCGGTGGTCAGCGACGAGAGCCACGACGTCGCCTGGTGGCCGGTGGACGCCCTCCCGGCCGGGACCGTCGCGGACCTGCCGGCCCGGCTGGCGGCGGTCGTGGCGGCGGTGCGGGGCTACGCCCGCGGCGTCGACGCCGCCGAGGGCTTCGACGCCGCCGACGCCGCGTCCAGGGCCTGACGCAGGTCCGCGAGCACGTCCTCGGGGTCCTCGAGCCCGACCGACAGCCGCAGCAGGTTCGGGTGCGGCTTGGCGTCGGCGGCGACGGGCCGGTGGGTGAGCGCGGCGGGGTGCTGGATGAGGGTGTCCACACCGCCGAGGGACACGGCATGGGTGACCAGCCGGCAGGAGTCCGCCACCCGGCACGCCGCCTCGTAGCCGCCGTCGACCTTGAAGGCGAGCATCGCGCCGGGCGACTCCATCTGCCGGCCGACGAGGCCCTGCGGGTCGCACTCGGCCAGGCCCGGGTAGTGCACCCGGGTGACCGCCGGGTGGGCCCGCAGCCCCTCGGCGACCTTGCCGGCGTTCTCGCTCTGCGCCCGGACCCGGACCGGCAGCGTCGCCAGCCCGCGGTGCAGCAGGTAGCCGGCGAGCGGGTGCAGCACCGCGCCGGTGATGGCACGGACCCGGCGCAGTCGGGCGGCGAGGTCGGCCGCCCGCGGTCCGGCGGTGGCGACGACACCGCCGACGACGTCGCCGTGGCCGCCGAGGTACTTGGTCGCCGAGTGCATGACGAGGTCGGCGCCGAAGGTCGCGGGTCGCTGCAGCACCGGGGTGGCGAAGGTGTTGTCGACCAGGAGCACGGCCTGCGGCGCCCGGTCGCGGACGGTGGCGGCGACGGCCGCGAGGTCGACGAGGTCCATGGTGGGGTTGCCGGGCGTCTCCAGCAGGACCAGCCCGGTGTCGGGGCGCAGCGCGTCGCCGATGCCGGCCGGGTCGGTGTAGGTGACCTCGGTGCCGAGCAGGCCGGTCGCCAGCAGGTGGTCGCTGCCGCCGTACAGCGGCCGGACGCCGACGACGTGCCGGTGCCCGGTCTCGGCCAGCCCGAGCAGGACGGCGGACAGCGCCGCCATCCCGGAGGCGAACGCGACCGACTGCTCGGCCTCCTCGAGGTCGGCCAGCGCCTCCTCGAACCTGGCGACGGTGGGGTTCCACAGCCGGGCGTAGACGTGGCTGTGGCCCTCCTGCGGCAGGCCGCCGGAGGCGAGGGCGTCGTAGCTCTCCCCGCCGATCTCCACCGTGGGCAGGGGGTTCGTCGTCGACAGGTCGATGGGCGGCACGTGCACGCCGGCCTCGGTGAGGCCGGACCGGCCGGCGTGGACGGCGCGGGTGCTGAACGCGGTCATGTCCGCATGATGAACAGTCCGCTGACGGATAGCCAGGATGTCGACGATGATTCGGTGACACGGCGTCCGGTGCGCCGATGTTGTTGGTGTGATGCGGAGGTGCGGGGATGACGCCGAACAATCTGCGGGGTGCGCGGGCAGGGCCCGCAGGCCGGTCGGTCCCGCTGGACCGGGTGGACCGGGAGATCCTCGCCGCGCTCGTCGAGGACGGCCGGCTGGCGAACAACGCGCTGGCGGCCCGGGTCGGCGTCGCCCCGTCCACGTGCCTGGCCAGGGTCCGCGAGCTGCGCCGTCGCGGGGTGCTGCGCG
This DNA window, taken from Kineosporiaceae bacterium SCSIO 59966, encodes the following:
- a CDS encoding zinc-dependent metalloprotease, with protein sequence MTDDRDRRPDEPEEPQDPLSEMLGRLLGGGGLGPGVPGLDPAQMAAAGLPSDPAVLARILGQVQRMLSTASDEPVNWELARDVARQGAAAGGDPAVGDREGRAAVEALRLADLWLDEVTDLPAAGAAPRAWSRSEWVEATMPTWQRLAGPVATSVADAMAEAMTQQAPEELRPMVAAAGTMMRQVGGAVFGMQVGQAVGALAGEVVSATDVGLPLAGSGTTALLPANVAAFGEGLELPLEDVRIYLALREAAHARLFAAAGWLAAHLLGSVEAYARGIRIDTAAIEQAVQSVDPTDPQALQQALSEGLFEPERTPQQQAALSRLETTLALVEGWVDEVVDAAARERLTSAGALREAVRRRRAVGGPAEHTLTSLVGLELRPRRLRDAATLWATLEQARGRSGRDAVWQHPDLLPTAEDLDDPAGFAARRGDAEASSADVDAAIERLLHGQDAGEDGDDGGGGDEDPAEGGTERG
- a CDS encoding NUDIX domain-containing protein, with translation MTLLDTTVAALTAWCAPSAAQDRLREDYLAHLAAHPDGLWRDGPPAHLTASCAVLDPAGQHVLLTHHAKAGVWVQFGGHLEDSDADLAAAALREAREESGVPDVVLVPGGPVDLHRHTLSAAFGRCREHLDVLYAGVAAADAVPVVSDESHDVAWWPVDALPAGTVADLPARLAAVVAAVRGYARGVDAAEGFDAADAASRA
- a CDS encoding PLP-dependent transferase; protein product: MTAFSTRAVHAGRSGLTEAGVHVPPIDLSTTNPLPTVEIGGESYDALASGGLPQEGHSHVYARLWNPTVARFEEALADLEEAEQSVAFASGMAALSAVLLGLAETGHRHVVGVRPLYGGSDHLLATGLLGTEVTYTDPAGIGDALRPDTGLVLLETPGNPTMDLVDLAAVAATVRDRAPQAVLLVDNTFATPVLQRPATFGADLVMHSATKYLGGHGDVVGGVVATAGPRAADLAARLRRVRAITGAVLHPLAGYLLHRGLATLPVRVRAQSENAGKVAEGLRAHPAVTRVHYPGLAECDPQGLVGRQMESPGAMLAFKVDGGYEAACRVADSCRLVTHAVSLGGVDTLIQHPAALTHRPVAADAKPHPNLLRLSVGLEDPEDVLADLRQALDAASAASKPSAASTPRA